From the genome of Scytonema hofmannii PCC 7110, one region includes:
- a CDS encoding cobalt-precorrin-8X methylmutase, translating to MNLPMHPIMEQSFAVIDSEIGDHNFSSAEYAIIRRVIHSTADFEFKHLIQFSEKAIAAGIQALHRRVPIVTDVSMVKQGVAGLVAQTFGNPLISAVEIAQTPLPGKTRTETGLLQCYKEFPEAIFAIGNAPTALLALCQQLTIPSAQLPALVIGAPVGFISVLESKAALAKTSVHQIRVEGRKGGSPVAAAIVNALITLAWDS from the coding sequence ATGAATTTGCCCATGCATCCGATTATGGAGCAGAGTTTTGCAGTCATTGACAGCGAAATTGGCGACCATAATTTCAGCAGTGCTGAGTACGCTATTATTCGCCGGGTTATTCACAGCACTGCTGATTTTGAGTTCAAGCACCTCATCCAATTTTCCGAAAAAGCGATCGCAGCAGGAATTCAAGCTCTACATCGCCGTGTCCCAATCGTGACTGATGTGAGTATGGTCAAGCAAGGAGTTGCAGGATTAGTAGCCCAAACCTTTGGAAATCCTTTAATTAGTGCAGTGGAAATTGCCCAAACACCACTTCCAGGTAAAACACGCACTGAAACTGGTTTGTTGCAATGCTATAAAGAATTCCCAGAAGCAATTTTTGCAATTGGCAATGCTCCTACAGCTTTACTTGCACTTTGTCAACAATTGACAATACCTTCAGCACAACTTCCGGCGTTGGTTATTGGTGCTCCTGTGGGCTTTATTTCTGTTTTAGAGTCAAAAGCAGCACTAGCAAAGACTTCCGTACATCAAATTCGAGTTGAAGGACGCAAAGGTGGTTCTCCAGTTGCTGCTGCGATCGTCAATGCTTTGATTACACTGGCTTGGGATAGTTAG
- a CDS encoding DUF1868 domain-containing protein, which yields MDDNYQTYLNRVARMTLLEAYKTQIQHIQGSSKFQPFPTGGRKAVPFPGYTVITPPQEEESENTDFYKYLQNYQEELLKLPVNNSELIVPIPPASFHLTLADLIWDSAYRDACEKNPKFDEQLRSLFAEIFQQYQQSIVPPTQPIRWQMQGLTVMPRAIGICLVPQDKYSYEQIINFRRTIYQNSNLLPLGIEQHYHLTAHVTLGYFGEISPNIDRDRLADLFDNLNQQWIENAPTFLIHRAELRKFDDMTRYHREPDWPILNFG from the coding sequence TTGGACGACAACTATCAAACTTACTTAAATAGAGTAGCGCGGATGACGCTGTTAGAAGCCTACAAAACCCAAATTCAGCATATTCAGGGATCTTCTAAATTTCAGCCGTTTCCGACTGGAGGTAGAAAAGCAGTACCTTTTCCCGGTTATACAGTCATTACCCCTCCCCAGGAAGAGGAATCAGAAAACACAGATTTCTACAAATATTTACAAAACTACCAAGAGGAACTTTTAAAGTTACCTGTCAACAACTCGGAATTGATTGTACCTATCCCTCCTGCTAGCTTTCATCTGACATTAGCGGATTTAATTTGGGATAGTGCTTACCGAGACGCTTGTGAAAAGAATCCAAAGTTCGACGAGCAGTTGCGATCGCTCTTCGCAGAAATTTTCCAACAGTACCAGCAATCAATAGTACCCCCGACTCAACCGATACGATGGCAAATGCAAGGGCTAACAGTTATGCCAAGAGCCATAGGTATTTGTTTAGTCCCCCAGGATAAGTATTCCTACGAGCAAATTATTAACTTTCGTCGCACAATTTATCAAAACTCCAATCTTTTGCCATTAGGAATTGAACAACACTATCACTTAACAGCACACGTTACCTTAGGATACTTCGGGGAAATTTCCCCCAATATAGACCGCGATCGCTTAGCTGACCTGTTCGATAACCTCAATCAGCAATGGATCGAAAATGCACCTACATTTCTCATACACCGTGCTGAGTTACGGAAATTTGACGATATGACCCGCTATCATCGGGAACCAGATTGGCCAATATTGAATTTTGGATGA